A region from the Candidatus Electrothrix scaldis genome encodes:
- a CDS encoding DNA photolyase: MSYGDPAKYITQLYVTEECRQNAYAQEIMERSKLPVTVIEDRQHPEIGGIYPGNLSQGKHHLLLCKNRGRFFKPCPATREYTCCEYQVLNIGMGCPMDCVYCILQAYLNNPWISFFVNIEDLFGELDAAFAADPQTFLRIGTGEFTDSLALDSLTRFSPLLVEYMRDKQNAVLELKSKSVVIDNLEGLDHGGRTLVAWSLNSPPIMEKEEIRTASLEERLAAAVCCADWGYQLAFHFDPIIWHEGWQEGYRATIRQLFATVPADRIAWISLGALRYLPSLQSIAAERFPQSNFFYEEFVEGLDGKSRYFRSQRVEMYKLIADELARFAHSRTCIYFCMESENIWQEVFGSTPTEQGGLRAMLDRSVRSEEDQAALLKP, encoded by the coding sequence ATGTCCTACGGAGACCCTGCAAAATACATCACCCAGCTCTATGTCACTGAGGAGTGTCGGCAGAATGCCTATGCCCAGGAGATCATGGAGCGGAGCAAGCTGCCAGTCACTGTTATTGAGGACCGCCAGCACCCAGAGATTGGGGGAATCTATCCTGGTAACCTGAGTCAGGGCAAGCATCACCTGCTTCTTTGTAAGAACAGGGGGCGCTTTTTCAAGCCCTGTCCTGCCACCCGTGAGTACACCTGCTGCGAATATCAGGTCCTGAATATTGGCATGGGCTGCCCGATGGACTGCGTGTATTGCATTCTCCAGGCCTATCTCAATAATCCCTGGATCAGCTTCTTTGTGAATATCGAAGACCTGTTCGGAGAGCTGGATGCCGCCTTTGCTGCGGACCCGCAGACCTTTCTCCGGATCGGGACCGGTGAGTTCACGGACAGCCTGGCCCTGGACAGCCTGACCCGCTTCAGCCCCTTGCTGGTGGAGTATATGCGGGATAAGCAGAATGCGGTGCTGGAGCTGAAGTCAAAATCCGTGGTGATTGACAACCTGGAAGGGCTGGACCACGGCGGGCGCACCTTGGTGGCCTGGTCCCTGAATAGTCCTCCTATTATGGAAAAGGAAGAGATCCGGACTGCCAGTCTGGAAGAGCGCTTGGCCGCCGCAGTTTGTTGCGCGGACTGGGGCTATCAGCTCGCCTTTCATTTTGATCCCATTATCTGGCATGAGGGGTGGCAGGAAGGCTACCGGGCAACCATCAGGCAGCTCTTTGCCACCGTACCTGCGGACCGCATCGCCTGGATTAGCTTGGGTGCTCTGCGTTATCTGCCCTCCTTGCAGTCTATTGCTGCTGAGCGCTTTCCGCAGTCGAACTTTTTCTATGAGGAGTTTGTGGAAGGCCTGGATGGCAAGTCCCGCTATTTCAGGAGCCAGCGGGTGGAGATGTATAAGCTGATTGCTGATGAGCTGGCTCGCTTTGCCCATTCCCGGACCTGCATCTACTTCTGCATGGAGAGCGAGAATATCTGGCAGGAGGTCTTTGGCTCTACCCCGACAGAGCAGGGGGGCTTACGGGCCATGTTGGATCGCAGTGTGCGGTCGGAAGAAGATCAGGCCGCTCTGCTCAAGCCATAA
- the tviB gene encoding Vi polysaccharide biosynthesis UDP-N-acetylglucosamine C-6 dehydrogenase TviB, with the protein MPDIHSTKLAVIGLGYVGLPLAVEFSKQIPCVGFDLKEERIAELRQGLDVTREVSSEELARAQDLQFTSQIEDLRTCNVFIIAVPTPIDASKQPDLRPLQGASHTVALVLKPGDVVIYESTVYPGATEEVCIPILEEASGLIYNKDFFAGYSPERINPGDHEHRLPTIVKVTSGSTSKIADFVDQLYQTIITAGTFKATSIRVAEAAKVIENTQRDVNIALVNELALIFNRLGINTLDVLEAAGTKWNFLPFRPGLVGGHCIGVDPYYLTHKAQQVGYHPEMILAGRRLNDNMGRYIASEVVKLMLMKRIHVADAKILVLGLTFKENCPDLRNTRVTDIIDELSTYGADVEIYDPWADSQEAQQYYGVTMTETLEENRYDAVVLAVAHQEFSRFDQDELKRITRSCAVIYDVKNVLAKGLADGTL; encoded by the coding sequence ATGCCTGATATTCACTCAACAAAATTAGCTGTCATCGGCCTCGGTTATGTTGGTCTCCCCTTGGCTGTGGAGTTCAGTAAGCAGATCCCCTGTGTTGGTTTTGATCTGAAAGAAGAGCGGATTGCTGAGTTGCGGCAGGGGCTTGATGTCACCCGCGAGGTAAGCTCGGAAGAGCTGGCCAGGGCCCAGGATCTCCAGTTTACCTCCCAGATAGAGGATCTGCGGACCTGCAATGTCTTTATTATTGCCGTGCCCACGCCTATTGATGCGAGCAAGCAACCTGATCTCCGTCCGCTGCAAGGGGCTTCGCACACGGTGGCGCTGGTCCTGAAGCCTGGTGATGTGGTGATCTATGAATCAACGGTCTATCCGGGAGCGACGGAAGAGGTCTGTATCCCGATTTTGGAGGAAGCCTCAGGCCTGATCTATAATAAGGACTTCTTTGCTGGCTACAGCCCGGAGCGGATCAATCCTGGTGACCATGAACACCGCCTCCCCACCATAGTCAAGGTGACCTCCGGTTCTACGTCAAAGATTGCTGATTTTGTTGATCAACTGTATCAGACTATTATCACAGCAGGCACCTTTAAGGCCACCAGTATCCGGGTGGCTGAGGCGGCCAAGGTCATAGAGAACACCCAGCGTGATGTTAATATTGCCCTGGTGAATGAGTTGGCCCTGATCTTCAATCGCCTGGGCATTAATACCCTGGATGTCCTGGAAGCTGCTGGCACCAAGTGGAATTTCCTGCCCTTTCGGCCCGGCCTGGTGGGTGGGCATTGCATAGGCGTGGACCCCTATTATCTCACCCATAAGGCCCAGCAGGTAGGCTATCATCCAGAGATGATTCTGGCTGGCCGGCGGCTCAACGATAATATGGGCCGCTATATCGCCTCAGAGGTAGTGAAGCTGATGCTGATGAAGCGGATTCATGTGGCGGATGCCAAGATCCTGGTCCTTGGTCTGACCTTTAAAGAAAACTGCCCTGACCTGCGCAATACCCGAGTGACTGATATTATTGATGAGCTGAGTACCTACGGGGCTGATGTAGAGATTTATGATCCTTGGGCAGATTCCCAGGAGGCGCAGCAGTATTATGGTGTGACCATGACCGAGACCCTGGAAGAGAATCGCTACGATGCCGTGGTGCTGGCGGTGGCTCATCAGGAATTCAGCCGCTTTGATCAGGATGAACTGAAGCGTATCACCCGTTCCTGCGCAGTGATCTATGATGTTAAGAATGTCCTGGCCAAGGGCCTGGCTGACGGGACCTTATAA
- a CDS encoding radical SAM protein, with protein sequence MPDSGSLLVSELFYSIQGESTRAGLPCAFVRLCVCNLRCSYCDSRYTWEEEGKEMSTGEVRSWLKDFPGAMVELTGGEPLLQEAVYPLMEQLVAEGREVLLETSGSLSIERVPPEVGIILDVKTPGSGMAERNYWPNLALLEQRQQGRSRDEVKFVLCSPEDVVWAVDIVRQYKLTELVPVLFSPVADRLAPDVLAELILQAQLSVRLQLQLHTRIWPDIRRGV encoded by the coding sequence GTGCCTGATTCCGGTTCATTACTCGTTTCCGAGCTGTTTTACTCCATCCAGGGTGAATCCACCCGGGCCGGGCTTCCCTGTGCTTTTGTCCGCCTTTGCGTGTGCAATCTGCGTTGCTCTTATTGCGACTCCCGTTATACCTGGGAGGAAGAGGGTAAGGAGATGAGCACTGGCGAGGTTCGTTCCTGGCTCAAGGATTTTCCCGGAGCGATGGTGGAGCTTACCGGTGGTGAGCCCTTGTTGCAGGAGGCGGTGTATCCGCTCATGGAGCAGCTGGTGGCAGAGGGCCGTGAGGTCCTGCTGGAGACCAGTGGCAGCCTAAGTATTGAACGGGTGCCACCGGAAGTGGGTATTATCCTGGATGTGAAAACCCCAGGTTCCGGGATGGCAGAGCGAAATTACTGGCCCAACCTTGCCCTATTGGAACAACGCCAACAGGGGAGGAGTCGCGATGAGGTCAAGTTTGTCCTCTGTTCTCCCGAGGATGTTGTTTGGGCTGTAGATATTGTCCGGCAATATAAGCTGACCGAGCTGGTGCCGGTCCTTTTTTCTCCTGTTGCAGATCGCTTGGCTCCTGATGTCCTTGCAGAGTTGATCCTGCAGGCGCAGCTTTCGGTCAGGTTACAATTACAACTACATACCCGAATTTGGCCTGATATCAGGAGGGGAGTATGA
- the queD gene encoding 6-carboxytetrahydropterin synthase QueD, with protein MHDIFIKTHFSGGHHLRNYPGNCEKPHGHNWKVKVTVRVQELDELGMGIDFKVLKSEVNKVVDELDHCDLNEHPAFQERNPSSEHIAAFLFTELTEVLKTDRYSLYSVQVRETDSSGVIYYGA; from the coding sequence ATGCATGATATTTTTATAAAGACCCATTTTTCCGGTGGTCATCATTTGCGCAATTACCCTGGGAATTGCGAAAAACCCCACGGTCATAACTGGAAGGTCAAGGTGACTGTCCGGGTGCAGGAATTAGATGAGCTGGGCATGGGTATAGATTTCAAGGTACTGAAATCAGAAGTGAATAAAGTGGTTGACGAGCTGGATCACTGCGACCTGAACGAACATCCCGCCTTTCAGGAACGCAATCCCTCTTCCGAGCATATTGCTGCTTTCTTGTTTACAGAACTTACTGAGGTCTTAAAGACCGATCGTTATTCCCTCTATTCCGTGCAGGTTCGGGAGACCGACTCCAGCGGTGTGATCTACTACGGTGCCTGA